A single Entelurus aequoreus isolate RoL-2023_Sb linkage group LG11, RoL_Eaeq_v1.1, whole genome shotgun sequence DNA region contains:
- the LOC133660184 gene encoding uncharacterized protein LOC133660184 isoform X1: MSSRAVHLEVAYTLDTDSCIHAIRRFVCRRGQVKHIRSDNGTNLVGAQAELKKALSSLDDRKIQGSLLSEGIQWTFNPPAASHHGGVWERLIRSVRQVLNSTLHQQIIDDEGLHTIFCEAEAILNSRPLSTVSPDPQDLEPLTPNHILLLKTQPIIPPGTFEKRDLYARRRWKQERQKWTQVRNNLQPGDVVLVVDPTAPRGSWPLGRILETRPDGGGLVRSVKLQTKTSVIERPITKLCRVLEAEG; the protein is encoded by the exons ATGAGCAGTAGAGCGGTGCATTTGGAGGTAGCCTACACACTAGATACTGACTCATGCATCCATGCTATAAGGAGGTTTGTCTGTAGGAGAGGACAAGTTAAGCACATTCGATCCGACAATGGCACTAACCTGGTGGGAGCTCAAGCTGAGCTCAAAAAGGCCCTGAGTTCACTAGATGACCGGAAAATCCAAGGCTCCCTTCTCTCTGAGGGAATTCAGTGGACATTCAATCCACCCGCAGCCTCCCACCACGGTGGAGTCTGGGAGAGGCTCATCAGGTCTGTCAGACAGGTACTCAACTCTACTCTCCACCAACAAATCATTGATGATGAGGGCCTGCACACCATCTTTTGCGAGGCAGAGGCAATCCTCAACAGTCGTCCCCTCTCCACAGTCTCCCCAGATCCACAGGACTTAGAGCCGCTGACCCCAAACCACATTCTCCTTCTAAAAACTCAACCCATCATTCCCCCTGGCACCTTCGAGAAAAGGGATCTCTACGCCAGGCGCCGCTGGAAACAG GAAAGACAGAAATGGACCCAAGTGAGGAACAACCTGCAGCCAGGAGATGTGGTCCTGGTGGTCGACCCCACAGCCCCACGGGGCTCCTGGCCATTGGGCAGAATACTGGAGACTCGGCCAGATGGAGGAGGCCTGGTCCGGTCAGTCAAGCTCCAAACAAAGACTTCAGTCATCGAAAGGCCTATCACCAAGCTGTGCCGCGTCCTGGAGGCTGAGGGCTGA
- the LOC133660184 gene encoding uncharacterized protein LOC133660184 isoform X3, with product MTGKSKAPFSLREFSGHSIHPQPPTTVESGRGSSVSPDPQDLEPLTPNHILLLKTQPIIPPGTFEKRDLYARRRWKQVQYMADLFWHRWTREYLALLQERQKWTQVRNNLQPGDVVLVVDPTAPRGSWPLGRILETRPDGGGLVRSVKLQTKTSVIERPITKLCRVLEAEG from the exons ATGACCGGAAAATCCAAGGCTCCCTTCTCTCTGAGGGAATTCAGTGGACATTCAATCCACCCGCAGCCTCCCACCACGGTGGAGTCTGGGAGAGGCTCATCAG TCTCCCCAGATCCACAGGACTTAGAGCCGCTGACCCCAAACCACATTCTCCTTCTAAAAACTCAACCCATCATTCCCCCTGGCACCTTCGAGAAAAGGGATCTCTACGCCAGGCGCCGCTGGAAACAGGTCCAGTATATGGCTGACCTTTTCTGGCACAGATGGACAAGGGAGTATCTGGCGCTTCTGCAGGAAAGACAGAAATGGACCCAAGTGAGGAACAACCTGCAGCCAGGAGATGTGGTCCTGGTGGTCGACCCCACAGCCCCACGGGGCTCCTGGCCATTGGGCAGAATACTGGAGACTCGGCCAGATGGAGGAGGCCTGGTCCGGTCAGTCAAGCTCCAAACAAAGACTTCAGTCATCGAAAGGCCTATCACCAAGCTGTGCCGCGTCCTGGAGGCTGAGGGCTGA
- the LOC133660184 gene encoding uncharacterized protein LOC133660184 isoform X2 — protein MSSRAVHLEVAYTLDTDSCIHAIRRFVCRRGQVKHIRSDNGTNLVGAQAELKKALSSLDDRKIQGSLLSEGIQWTFNPPAASHHGGVWERLISLPRSTGLRAADPKPHSPSKNSTHHSPWHLREKGSLRQAPLETGKTEMDPSEEQPAARRCGPGGRPHSPTGLLAIGQNTGDSARWRRPGPVSQAPNKDFSHRKAYHQAVPRPGG, from the exons ATGAGCAGTAGAGCGGTGCATTTGGAGGTAGCCTACACACTAGATACTGACTCATGCATCCATGCTATAAGGAGGTTTGTCTGTAGGAGAGGACAAGTTAAGCACATTCGATCCGACAATGGCACTAACCTGGTGGGAGCTCAAGCTGAGCTCAAAAAGGCCCTGAGTTCACTAGATGACCGGAAAATCCAAGGCTCCCTTCTCTCTGAGGGAATTCAGTGGACATTCAATCCACCCGCAGCCTCCCACCACGGTGGAGTCTGGGAGAGGCTCATCAG TCTCCCCAGATCCACAGGACTTAGAGCCGCTGACCCCAAACCACATTCTCCTTCTAAAAACTCAACCCATCATTCCCCCTGGCACCTTCGAGAAAAGGGATCTCTACGCCAGGCGCCGCTGGAAACAG GAAAGACAGAAATGGACCCAAGTGAGGAACAACCTGCAGCCAGGAGATGTGGTCCTGGTGGTCGACCCCACAGCCCCACGGGGCTCCTGGCCATTGGGCAGAATACTGGAGACTCGGCCAGATGGAGGAGGCCTGGTCCGGTCAGTCAAGCTCCAAACAAAGACTTCAGTCATCGAAAGGCCTATCACCAAGCTGTGCCGCGTCCTGGAGGCTGA